A single window of Planctomycetia bacterium DNA harbors:
- a CDS encoding carbohydrate porin, whose product MHRASISLVVTLFVSAAAMRSSAQDAAAVDEQVVTERLAYPYSIDLLPDDPAAPPFEAVPGAAAGPAQDGGDAFGAKTVTGDLFDRWLSTKESGITFGGRITQFAFGLAGGIDQPVPPPLGQGDVFKYTGRSEYDAVFDLEKFGGLPHGRLLVRAEQWYGEYGNVSLRAGTFTPPVFPALLPPRPNGPGVPYITNFLFTQPLSPNWVVFGGKKDVLGSFDQDVFAGGDGTDQFVNQALIANPQFLLGMPYSFFTAGIVSPRDWGGMAMFVMDPKNRTADFMQFGDLFNEGIIIGGEIKAKTMFFDLPGQQHVGGVWKHQEQLDLRFAFTPPEPGYEPGYGPPAAGPRTVWDSWLVYYGFDQYFVRYTDTPDRGWGLFGRASFGDGNPNPIQYFLSTGIGGFSPLGQRRGDTFGLGWFLVGASTQFGPVPEALFGPRNGMGLEWFYNVQATPWLNITPDLQWIRPGLGALSTDNAFVYGIRANATF is encoded by the coding sequence ATGCACCGCGCCTCCATCTCACTCGTCGTGACCCTGTTCGTGTCGGCAGCGGCGATGCGCAGTTCCGCCCAGGATGCTGCCGCTGTTGACGAACAGGTCGTCACGGAACGGCTCGCATATCCGTATTCCATCGACCTTCTCCCCGACGATCCGGCCGCACCGCCGTTCGAGGCAGTGCCCGGTGCGGCCGCAGGGCCAGCCCAGGACGGTGGCGATGCGTTCGGCGCCAAGACGGTCACCGGCGACCTCTTCGATCGCTGGCTGTCGACCAAGGAATCGGGGATCACGTTCGGTGGTCGGATCACGCAGTTCGCCTTCGGGCTGGCGGGCGGTATCGATCAACCCGTGCCCCCTCCGCTCGGGCAGGGCGACGTCTTCAAGTACACCGGCCGCAGCGAATACGACGCCGTCTTCGATCTCGAGAAGTTCGGTGGCCTGCCCCACGGCCGCCTGCTCGTGCGGGCCGAGCAATGGTATGGCGAGTACGGCAACGTGTCGCTGCGGGCGGGCACCTTCACGCCGCCGGTGTTTCCGGCGCTCCTGCCGCCGCGACCGAACGGTCCCGGCGTGCCCTACATCACGAATTTTCTGTTCACCCAGCCCCTGTCGCCGAACTGGGTCGTGTTCGGCGGAAAAAAGGACGTGCTCGGCTCCTTCGACCAGGACGTCTTCGCTGGCGGCGACGGCACCGATCAGTTCGTGAACCAGGCGCTGATCGCCAATCCACAGTTCCTGCTCGGGATGCCCTACTCCTTCTTTACCGCGGGCATCGTCTCGCCGCGCGACTGGGGCGGGATGGCGATGTTCGTCATGGACCCAAAGAATCGCACGGCCGACTTCATGCAATTCGGCGACCTGTTCAATGAGGGCATCATCATCGGCGGCGAGATCAAGGCGAAGACGATGTTCTTCGACCTGCCGGGGCAGCAGCACGTGGGCGGCGTCTGGAAGCACCAGGAGCAGCTCGATCTGCGGTTTGCGTTCACGCCGCCGGAGCCCGGCTATGAGCCCGGCTACGGGCCACCTGCAGCCGGCCCGCGGACGGTGTGGGATTCCTGGCTCGTCTACTATGGCTTCGACCAGTACTTCGTCCGCTACACCGACACTCCCGACCGTGGCTGGGGCCTGTTCGGCCGCGCATCGTTCGGCGACGGTAACCCGAACCCGATCCAATACTTCCTGAGCACCGGTATCGGTGGCTTCAGCCCGCTTGGCCAGCGGCGCGGCGACACGTTCGGGCTCGGCTGGTTCCTCGTCGGGGCGAGCACGCAGTTCGGTCCGGTGCCCGAGGCCCTGTTCGGTCCGCGAAACGGCATGGGACTCGAGTGGTTCTACAACGTTCAGGCCACGCCCTGGCTCAACATCACACCCGACCTGCAGTGGATCCGCCCGGGATTGGGCGCCCTCTCGACTGACAATGCCTTCGTGTATGGCATCCGCGCCAACGCCACGTTCTAA